From Candidatus Neomarinimicrobiota bacterium:
AATCCTTAAATCCTGACCGTTAAAATTTCATCCCAGTTCGTGGTATAGGCGGGTGTGATATTTTCCCGTTTCATTTTCCAGGATTTTTTAATGCCTTGGGAGGCAAAACGGAGGGTGTCGCTCCCCATTTTTTGATTGATAAAATCTACCACCTGCATGCGTTTCCGGCTTTTTTCCCGGGGACGTGTATCAAAAAGGTTTTGCTGTACACCTGTGTCCGGAATGATACTGCTGAGAATCACCCCGGCTTTTTTATAGCGGTATCCCGGTTTGTAGATACGTTCCAATCCGTATAAGGCATATTCAGTAATTTCTTCGGTACAAGCTGTGGGGACAGGGAGGGAGAGGATTCTGAAATTCTGATAGACACTTTCTTTAAAGGGATCGGTGCGAATAAAAACCAGAATGGTATTGGCCAGGGAGTGTTGTTGCCGGAGTTTTTCAGCCGATCGTGCCACATAGGTGGCAATGGATTCCTTCAATTCCTGAAGTTTTTCCACCGGCCTGCCAAAGGACCGGGAGGTACAAATCTCCTGCTTATCCGGAGTTTTGTTTTCCAGAGGGAGGACGGGAACGCCCCGCAATTCATAGACCGTTCTTAATCCCGTAACCGTGAGATTCTTTTTAATCCAGAAATCATTCATGCGCGTCAGTTGTAAAGCAGTAAAAATTCCCCGTGCCTTCAAAAAACGGGACAGGCGGGGACCGATGCCCCAGATATCTTCCACGGCGGTGTGTTTCAGGAAATCCTCCCGTAACGCCTTAGAATTAAGAATACACACGCCTTCGTATTCCCCTTTCTTTTTAGCTGCCCGATTGGCGATTTTTGCCAGAGTTTTACTGGGAGCCACTCCGATAGAAACAGGAATGCCGGTCCATTGGAGCACTTTTTTTCGTGTATCCCGGATATGAGCCTCCAGACGATCTGCCGGAAAACCCCGTAGATCCAAAAAAGCCTCATCTATGGAATATATTTCCATGGAGGGGACCATTTGGGCCAGAACCGTCATGACGCGTTGAGACATATCGGCATACAGGGTATAGTTGGAGGAATAGACGGCAATGTTGTATTCCTGAATCATTTCACGGACCTTAAACAAGGGAGTCCCCATGGGAATTCCAAGCGCCTTTACCTCATTAGACCGTGCCACAATGCATCCGTCATTGTTGGATAAAACCACAACCGGCCTTT
This genomic window contains:
- a CDS encoding Y-family DNA polymerase, coding for MFGIADCNNFYVSCERVFNPSLEKRPVVVLSNNDGCIVARSNEVKALGIPMGTPLFKVREMIQEYNIAVYSSNYTLYADMSQRVMTVLAQMVPSMEIYSIDEAFLDLRGFPADRLEAHIRDTRKKVLQWTGIPVSIGVAPSKTLAKIANRAAKKKGEYEGVCILNSKALREDFLKHTAVEDIWGIGPRLSRFLKARGIFTALQLTRMNDFWIKKNLTVTGLRTVYELRGVPVLPLENKTPDKQEICTSRSFGRPVEKLQELKESIATYVARSAEKLRQQHSLANTILVFIRTDPFKESVYQNFRILSLPVPTACTEEITEYALYGLERIYKPGYRYKKAGVILSSIIPDTGVQQNLFDTRPREKSRKRMQVVDFINQKMGSDTLRFASQGIKKSWKMKRENITPAYTTNWDEILTVRI